TAAGTCAAACGTTCAATAAATAGTTCTCGGTTTGCATAATAATAGAGTTTCAATAAATCCCTGGGTTTCTTTGCTTTCTGCAAACAGTCTTCCGGCGCCAGCCAGCTCAATATTAATGATGATCCCATAGTAATGCCAAGGCGATTCTGTTCTTGTCGTTTCAGATCAGCTTGATAACCGAACTTCTGGCTCCAGTGTTCAAATTCAAAGGCTTCTGGCTGTGTCCATTCGACAGGAAGTTGTGACAACCAATAAAGTGAGTCGAGATCGAGAGGAGTGTTTTTATTTTGCTGAACTGAAAGTATCCACGGTAAAATTTGTTGTAGCCAGTCAGGGGAGACCGGAGTAAAGTCAACATAAGCCTCCTGAGTGTTCAGCTCTTTAATCAGTTCGGGAATTGTGCGGTCAGGATCAATATTCAGTAAACTCTCGCGGATACCCGATTTAAAGTCCAGCATCATATTCATTTGGCATTTTTGACCATCCAGTGTGATTGTCAGCATCATGCTGGCACAGTCATTGCCATCAACATGAGTGGCGTATAATTCGTGTATCTCTGCTGTTTCACGAACTTTATTGTGGTGTGACATCGCCTTTTTTTTCCAACGCTTAAAACTAGAACGAATGGAAGGATGGCGGTTGAACCGTGCACACAGATTGATAAGTTGCAGGTAGGATAAATTGGCCCATACAGAAGAGGAGCAATCGTCCAAGGTTTGCGCACAGGCAAGGGCAATCGGTTCTTCAAAGTACTGAGTCAGTAGCAGCAGGGCATCGATACCCCATGAGTGTTTGGCGACTTCTGACAATAAATGAGGCAATGCTTCATGAGGAATAACGGAAAAACCACTCTCAAAAAAGTCGACAAATTCAATACCAGAATGAATTTTAAACTGTTTAAATAACTGACTTAAGTTTAGAGGTTTTGTCGGAAAAGTTTCTATGTTGGTGTTATCAGCATATTCAGCATATTGGGAGGTATCCAATAGTTGGGTAATATCAGTGTTGATATGAAACTGATTTCTTTTCAGGATCGATACACATAACAATGCGCATTCGCTATTGATCTCGAACTTTTCTTTGGTATTCACCAAAATTTGCTCAATGATCTCTTCAAGCTGCTGTTTGGCTTCAGCAGGCAATTTGTTTGTTGTTAATGCAAGTTCTCCTATGGCAATTTCAAGCCAATAGTTAATGCTATCGCCTATCTCCTTCATCGCTTCCTTGGGCAGCGCCAGAGCCAGGCTAATCAAAAAGAAAACGTTTTCTGGATCGGAAAACCACTGTATCTGCTTTTGGGTTAAGAAACGTTGTTTCTCAGGAGCATGGGCGTATTTTTCTATTGCAGATAGCAATTTTTCAGGTGTTAATTTCATTATCAACCTCTTCAATATATATATTTCAACCAAGAAAAGTGCTGGTTATCACTCTGGGTCATATCCACCCTTCCCCTTGACAATTACAAATAGTCTAACCTGAATTTTTATAAGGTCAGTAAGTTTGTGTTGAAATTTATCCTCGTTATTTTCTAATTTGCGGCTGTGTGTGATCTGTAGCTTGAAATAGACAGGATTTGACAATGCCATTCCGTTGTTTGTCCAATCATACGGCCTGTGAAGTGGGAAGCCTCGCCCGATAGGGCGCGGGGAGCAGTCACTTTTTTATCTGTATATGTGCCAACCTGTGCTATTTTTCATCGGGTTGGCAAACTGAACTCACGTGTGGAATTCAATAGAGTATGAAAAAAAAGATAATCTCGAGGATTTATCTTGGATTGTTGTTAATTGCTTCCTTGATATTAGTATTTGAAAAAGGTGGAGATATTTATCCTGCACTGGTATCTGTCGGCGTATTCGGCGTCATCTTTGGTCTGGCTTTTTTAGTTTCAGCGCGCTGGTTATTTTCGGTAGTATTCACTGGAACAGTGTTTATCATCCTAAAATTCCTCAACCAGATAAAAATCCATTACTATAAAGAACACCTGATGTTTTCTGATTTGAATGTTATGTTAGATCCTTCAAATCAGGAGACTTTACACCATTATTGGCTGGCGGGCATTGCCGTGGTGGCGATGTTTATCTGGTTAATATTCAACATGATATTGAGCTGGAAAGCGGTGCCTTCTGCGCGTGGGATCAGATGGCGCCTCGCCAGTATCATTTTGATGGTCGCGAGTGCCTGGGGTATCAACCTAACGGTGAATACCTACCATACCCGATGGCAAGGGGAATTGCCGAAGGGGAGGGGGACAATGACCAATATGGTAATGTCTGCCTTTGATGCGCAATATCAGCCGCCAAAATTTGGTACATCTGCTGATTATTTCTTGCAGCAGGCAAAACAAGTAATGTTGCCTGAACCTCAGTCAGAGGTTAAACCCGATGTAGTTGTATTGCTGCAAGAGTCCACTGTCAATCCCCATATTTACCAATTACCTGCCAATGTGCAGTTGCCAGATCTCTACATGTTCCGGCATGATGCGGGGGTTAGTGCCCAAAGTCCACTCAGGGTACAAACCTTTGGTGGCGGAACCTGGTTATCCGAATTCTCCGTTTTAACCGGATTGAATACGGATGATTTCGGCTCCCGTAAAAATGCAGTGTTTTATTTTGTCGTTGATCACCTGAAAAACAGCCTGTTCCGTGCCATGAAAGACAATGGCTATTACACGGTTGTTCTGACACCGTTTAATAAATCCGCTTACCATGCGGGACATGCTTACAAAACGCTGGGCGTTGATCGAATTATCCAACCGCAGGAGCTGGGATATCCCGCAGATATGGATGAAAATTTGTGGAAAATCCCGACACAAGACATGTTGTCTTATGTGAAAACTATCTTAGCTAAGGAAACAGACAAGCCGATTTTTATTTTCTCTCTGACCATGTATGAACATGGGCCTTATGAAGAGAATCATCATGATGATTATGGTTTGACTGGTAAAGTTAATTCTGCAACGGCGGCAGGTAAGTTTAGCCATTACATGGAAAAAATCGTGGCGTCTGATCCTGCTATCAGGGATTTCAGTGAATTCGTTGCCAATCGCAACAAACCCACCGTTTTCCTCTATTTTGGTGATCATCAGCCAAACATAAATTTTGATCACTATAATTCTCCGCTACCTGATCCGGCACATGTTACTCAGTTTACTTTGCGGGATAACCTGAAACAGGGAGCGTCAATAACAACGGGAAAACTGACAGATATCGCCTTCCTCGGCGGAATAATTCTGGAGCGTGCCCGTTTGTCAGCATCAGCGTTTTATCAGGCGAATATGATGATGCGCCATTTATGTGATGGTGCCTTAAATGATTGTCAGGATAGTGCACTGGTAGAGAGTTATAAGCATTATATTTACCAACAGTTGGCGGTGGCAGGTAAGGAATAATTTTATTCCTTCTGTATAAGGAACCTACGCAACTGAAATATTGCGTAGGTTTTTTTGATGGCTTATATCAAGCAAGATTTGTATCAAGAACGTGAGGCTGTGATGCGATAAGCGCAGCGTCGGTGACCACTAAGGATATATTCGGTTCTTTCCACATTGGCTTGCAGGATCTCCCGAAACAGTTTCAGCTCTGTCCGGCAAAAGCCCTGACACAATTTGGCTGCGGCACAAATTGGACAATGGTTTTCAAAAAACAGAATATCGCCATTTTCTTCAACAGAAGAATAAGCCATGTAGCCTTCTCGGCAACGGATAGAAACCAGACGTTCAACTTTCTCCTGTAACCCTGTAGCACCTTCCATCGCCTTTTTATAGTTGGAAAAAGCCTCTTTTTCACGGGCACTGATAATCAAATCCATAGCATCTTCACCCAACTGACTACGAATAATCGAGATCAGTTGCGTTGTTAGCTCTACATGGGTATCAGGAAATTTGGCATGGCCTTTCTCTGTGATATGCCAAAGCTGTACTGGACGCCCAACTCCCCTGGTTTCTGATTTTGCTTCAACTAATCCCTCCTTAGCCATTTTCACAAATTGTTGACGGGCTGCTTCTCCAGTTGTTCCCAATAATTTGCCGGCATCAGAGGCTTGTAAGGCACCTTGAGTTTTTAGCAGCATTAATAGCTTCTCACTCACTGTTTGCCCTACGATTGTACTATTTTCCAAGTCATCGCTTGACATATTGTTGATCCCGACATTAATTTATTCCAAGATTTATCTTGTTTAATTTAGCGTAAGACTTTTCACAACTCAACCTGTGTTCAGGGCAAAAATTATGATAATGACTGAGGAAAGCCGCTGGAGGGATCTGTTTTCCAGCAAAAATGCACCAAGTGCGATAGCACTTTCACTGGGTGTGGTATTGATGGCAATGAATACCTTAATTGCAATTACTATTCTGCCTTCTGTCGTCAACGATATTGGAGGATTGAATCTCTATGCCTGGAATACGACATTGTTTGTTGTGGCATCGATTGTGGGTTCCGTTTTGTCTGCGAAATTGCTAAGTTCATCGGGTGCAAGAAAGGCTTATCTGGTTGCATCGCTGGTCTTTTTCATTGGCAGTTCACTTTGTACCGTTGCACCGACG
The sequence above is drawn from the Xenorhabdus ishibashii genome and encodes:
- a CDS encoding plasmid pRiA4b ORF-3 family protein, whose protein sequence is MKLTPEKLLSAIEKYAHAPEKQRFLTQKQIQWFSDPENVFFLISLALALPKEAMKEIGDSINYWLEIAIGELALTTNKLPAEAKQQLEEIIEQILVNTKEKFEINSECALLCVSILKRNQFHINTDITQLLDTSQYAEYADNTNIETFPTKPLNLSQLFKQFKIHSGIEFVDFFESGFSVIPHEALPHLLSEVAKHSWGIDALLLLTQYFEEPIALACAQTLDDCSSSVWANLSYLQLINLCARFNRHPSIRSSFKRWKKKAMSHHNKVRETAEIHELYATHVDGNDCASMMLTITLDGQKCQMNMMLDFKSGIRESLLNIDPDRTIPELIKELNTQEAYVDFTPVSPDWLQQILPWILSVQQNKNTPLDLDSLYWLSQLPVEWTQPEAFEFEHWSQKFGYQADLKRQEQNRLGITMGSSLILSWLAPEDCLQKAKKPRDLLKLYYYANRELFIERLTYSAAIEQYRLPPKAPYLVDQFLDLAYALRDPALNRKKFALFDTLSELSFEYFYMEQEEEIEPQGLVLKVSLLDATPAVWRRLRVSNQLTLREFHDVIQTTMGWENAHLFSFSFAGIDIPEEHYDQMCIGEFLEEVGNEFNYQYDFGDNWLHQITVEKILAKDVIQPEVTAGNGMCPAEDSGGIWSWNYLLKLRKKKALTEDEAEQLEFVRLSPNESLEPFDKKLVNNRLKALINH
- a CDS encoding helix-turn-helix transcriptional regulator gives rise to the protein MSSDDLENSTIVGQTVSEKLLMLLKTQGALQASDAGKLLGTTGEAARQQFVKMAKEGLVEAKSETRGVGRPVQLWHITEKGHAKFPDTHVELTTQLISIIRSQLGEDAMDLIISAREKEAFSNYKKAMEGATGLQEKVERLVSIRCREGYMAYSSVEENGDILFFENHCPICAAAKLCQGFCRTELKLFREILQANVERTEYILSGHRRCAYRITASRS
- a CDS encoding LTA synthase family protein translates to MKKKIISRIYLGLLLIASLILVFEKGGDIYPALVSVGVFGVIFGLAFLVSARWLFSVVFTGTVFIILKFLNQIKIHYYKEHLMFSDLNVMLDPSNQETLHHYWLAGIAVVAMFIWLIFNMILSWKAVPSARGIRWRLASIILMVASAWGINLTVNTYHTRWQGELPKGRGTMTNMVMSAFDAQYQPPKFGTSADYFLQQAKQVMLPEPQSEVKPDVVVLLQESTVNPHIYQLPANVQLPDLYMFRHDAGVSAQSPLRVQTFGGGTWLSEFSVLTGLNTDDFGSRKNAVFYFVVDHLKNSLFRAMKDNGYYTVVLTPFNKSAYHAGHAYKTLGVDRIIQPQELGYPADMDENLWKIPTQDMLSYVKTILAKETDKPIFIFSLTMYEHGPYEENHHDDYGLTGKVNSATAAGKFSHYMEKIVASDPAIRDFSEFVANRNKPTVFLYFGDHQPNINFDHYNSPLPDPAHVTQFTLRDNLKQGASITTGKLTDIAFLGGIILERARLSASAFYQANMMMRHLCDGALNDCQDSALVESYKHYIYQQLAVAGKE